From a single Pseudobutyrivibrio xylanivorans genomic region:
- a CDS encoding ABC transporter substrate-binding protein yields the protein MKKKALSLALCAAMTASLFVGCGSDSGSTGGGESVDTSGELTWRIGGIGPITGGAAQYGQGVMNAIQLAVDEVNEAGGINGYKISFNFQDDEADQQKSVNAYNTLKDWGMQILEGTVTSGACQAVAAETYADRIFTLTPSASSTDVTNGHDNVFQVCFSDPNQGAVSADYIADNGLGTKVGIIYDSSDPYSSGVYQTFAKEAQAKGLEIVATEAFTADSKTDFTTQLQKCKDAEADLLFLPFYYTEGSIVLTQANQMGYAPTMFGVDGFDGLLGVENFDVKLAEGVYLLTPFAADAEDEATQKFVKAYEEKFGGTPNQFAADAYDGIYILKEALEASGLTPEASTEEICDALISGIQNVNYDGLTGESMTWNDKGEVSKAPKAVIIKDGAYVSAD from the coding sequence ATGAAGAAGAAGGCTTTAAGTTTAGCACTTTGTGCAGCAATGACAGCATCTTTATTCGTAGGATGCGGAAGCGACAGTGGTTCAACAGGTGGTGGAGAATCAGTTGATACATCAGGAGAGCTCACTTGGAGAATTGGTGGTATTGGACCTATCACAGGTGGTGCTGCTCAGTACGGACAGGGTGTTATGAATGCGATTCAGCTTGCAGTAGACGAGGTTAACGAGGCAGGTGGAATCAACGGATATAAAATTTCTTTTAATTTCCAGGACGACGAGGCTGACCAGCAGAAGTCAGTTAACGCATACAATACTCTTAAGGATTGGGGAATGCAGATTCTTGAGGGAACAGTTACATCTGGTGCATGCCAGGCAGTTGCAGCAGAGACATATGCAGATAGAATTTTTACACTTACACCATCTGCTTCATCTACAGACGTAACAAACGGACATGACAATGTATTTCAGGTTTGCTTCTCAGATCCAAATCAGGGTGCTGTTTCCGCAGACTATATTGCAGATAATGGACTTGGAACAAAGGTTGGTATTATCTACGACAGCTCAGATCCATATTCATCTGGTGTTTACCAGACATTCGCTAAGGAAGCACAGGCAAAGGGACTTGAGATTGTAGCAACAGAGGCTTTCACAGCAGATTCAAAGACAGATTTTACAACACAGCTTCAGAAATGTAAGGATGCAGAGGCAGACCTTCTTTTCCTTCCATTCTACTACACAGAAGGTTCAATCGTACTTACACAGGCTAATCAGATGGGATATGCTCCTACAATGTTTGGTGTAGATGGTTTTGATGGACTTCTCGGTGTGGAAAACTTCGATGTAAAGCTTGCTGAGGGTGTATATCTTCTTACACCATTCGCAGCAGATGCAGAGGATGAGGCTACACAGAAGTTTGTAAAGGCTTATGAGGAGAAGTTCGGTGGAACACCTAACCAGTTTGCAGCTGATGCATATGATGGTATTTACATTTTAAAGGAAGCGCTTGAGGCATCAGGACTTACACCAGAAGCTTCTACAGAAGAGATTTGCGATGCACTTATCAGTGGAATTCAGAATGTAAATTATGATGGACTCACAGGTGAGAGTATGACATGGAACGATAAGGGTGAGGTATCAAAGGCACCTAAGGCTGTAATTATTAAAGACGGTGCATACGTATCAGCAGACTAA
- a CDS encoding branched-chain amino acid ABC transporter permease — translation MKLYKNLNKSTQKLLGSIGVIVVLYLVMTIMDGTGNLSSLMKGLLVPVCAYSLVAVGLNLCVGYLGELSLGHAGFMCVGAFTSAFFSRVFQNTIPDVPRFIIALLFGTAMAALFGFLIAIPVLRLSGDYLAIVTLAFGEIIKNVINVMYVGMDSKGLHFSIKDQLSLGMNLDGTMIINGPQGITGTPRQSTFTIAVLLLILALVVVHNFVHSRTGRAVMAIRDNQIAAETVGLPVKKYKLVAFTISAAIAGIGGVLYAHNINSLTATTNNFGYNMSIMILVYVVLGGIGNFSGSVIAAVVLTMLPELLRGLSTYRMLIYSIVLIVLMLFNWAPAILKWRDDHGLTTAAIMSKFKKKEVR, via the coding sequence ATGAAATTATACAAGAATTTAAACAAATCTACACAGAAGCTGCTAGGTTCAATCGGTGTGATTGTTGTTCTCTATTTAGTAATGACGATTATGGATGGCACTGGAAACCTAAGCTCACTCATGAAGGGCTTGTTAGTTCCAGTTTGTGCTTATTCGCTTGTGGCAGTAGGGCTTAATCTTTGCGTAGGATATCTGGGAGAGCTTTCCCTTGGGCATGCGGGATTTATGTGCGTGGGAGCATTTACATCTGCTTTTTTCTCACGAGTTTTCCAAAACACAATTCCTGATGTTCCTAGATTTATCATTGCACTTTTATTTGGAACAGCCATGGCAGCATTGTTTGGATTCCTTATTGCGATTCCAGTACTTCGTCTCTCAGGCGATTATCTTGCAATTGTAACACTTGCCTTTGGCGAGATTATTAAAAATGTTATTAATGTAATGTATGTTGGAATGGATTCCAAGGGACTTCATTTTTCAATTAAGGATCAGCTGTCACTGGGGATGAATCTTGATGGAACAATGATCATAAATGGCCCTCAGGGAATTACTGGAACTCCACGCCAGTCTACATTTACAATTGCGGTTTTACTTTTGATTTTGGCACTTGTGGTGGTTCATAATTTCGTTCATTCAAGAACAGGCCGAGCTGTCATGGCAATTCGTGATAATCAGATTGCCGCAGAGACAGTTGGACTTCCTGTGAAAAAGTATAAGCTTGTGGCATTTACAATTTCCGCAGCAATCGCAGGAATTGGCGGTGTGCTTTATGCTCACAATATCAATTCTCTTACAGCCACAACAAATAATTTTGGCTACAACATGTCAATCATGATTCTGGTATATGTAGTTTTAGGTGGAATCGGAAACTTCTCCGGTTCAGTTATTGCAGCAGTGGTGCTTACAATGCTTCCAGAACTGCTTCGAGGACTTTCAACCTACAGAATGCTGATCTACTCAATCGTGCTTATTGTGCTTATGTTGTTCAACTGGGCCCCAGCTATCCTTAAGTGGAGAGATGATCATGGTCTCACAACGGCGGCAATCATGAGCAAATTCAAAAAGAAGGAGGTGCGATAA
- a CDS encoding branched-chain amino acid ABC transporter permease → MGFLTYLINGLSLGSVYALIALGYTMVYGIAKMLNFAHGDVIMIGAYLCFMCMSNTGMPAVVSIVISIVCCTALGMIIEKIAYKPLRKATNLAVLITAIGVSYFLQNMALMIFGSNPVSFTSVIKWQGLSLAGGALKITGNAIVTIITCIVIMIALMWFVKNTKPGQAMRAVSEDRDAAILMGINVNATISLTFAIGSGLAAIAGALLCSSYPSLTPYTGSMPGIKAFTAAVFGGIGSIPGALVGGLLLGIIEILAKAYISSQLADAIVFAVLIIVLLVKPTGILGKQIKEKV, encoded by the coding sequence ATGGGATTTTTAACCTATTTAATTAACGGGCTCAGCCTGGGAAGTGTATATGCCTTAATCGCACTTGGCTATACGATGGTTTATGGCATAGCCAAGATGTTGAACTTCGCCCACGGCGATGTAATCATGATTGGGGCGTACCTTTGCTTTATGTGTATGTCAAATACAGGTATGCCTGCTGTAGTTTCTATTGTTATTTCTATTGTGTGCTGTACTGCACTTGGAATGATTATAGAAAAAATAGCATATAAGCCACTTAGAAAGGCAACCAATCTGGCTGTACTGATTACCGCCATTGGTGTCAGCTACTTCCTGCAGAATATGGCTCTTATGATTTTTGGCTCAAATCCTGTAAGCTTCACTTCTGTAATCAAGTGGCAGGGACTTTCACTGGCAGGTGGCGCCTTAAAAATCACAGGTAATGCAATTGTTACCATAATCACATGTATCGTGATAATGATTGCCCTTATGTGGTTTGTAAAGAATACAAAGCCAGGACAGGCAATGCGTGCTGTTTCAGAAGACAGAGATGCAGCCATTCTCATGGGTATCAATGTGAATGCAACAATTTCTCTCACCTTTGCTATTGGTTCAGGACTTGCAGCAATTGCTGGTGCGCTCCTTTGTTCATCATACCCTAGCCTTACACCTTATACAGGTTCTATGCCGGGTATCAAGGCCTTTACAGCAGCGGTATTTGGCGGTATTGGTTCAATACCAGGAGCACTTGTTGGTGGACTTTTGCTTGGTATTATAGAGATTTTGGCGAAGGCATACATCTCAAGCCAGTTGGCAGATGCTATCGTATTTGCGGTATTAATAATTGTACTTTTAGTTAAGCCTACTGGAATTTTAGGCAAGCAAATCAAAGAGAAAGTGTAG
- a CDS encoding pseudouridine synthase, with protein sequence MRLDKLLVELNIGTRSEVKALLKKGLIFVDGERAAKPEQKVDENSVVITYQGKEYTYKQFSYYVINKPKGVITATEDAHERTIMDVFYSKCPDAPRGLAPVGRLDKDTTGLLLITNDGQLAHDMLSPKKHVDKTYFVTLDGELTNENVADLEAGVHIGEGEPTAPATVQYEGGNTCYITIHEGKFHQVKRMFFEVGREVLELKRTAFGPLVLDEEKLPEGHFIELNRESFSCK encoded by the coding sequence ATGCGATTAGACAAGCTTTTGGTAGAATTAAATATCGGAACAAGGTCTGAAGTTAAGGCTCTTCTTAAGAAGGGCCTTATTTTTGTAGACGGAGAAAGGGCAGCAAAGCCTGAGCAAAAGGTAGATGAGAACTCTGTTGTTATAACTTATCAGGGGAAGGAATACACATACAAACAGTTTTCTTACTATGTTATCAACAAGCCTAAGGGAGTTATCACCGCAACAGAGGATGCACATGAGCGTACTATTATGGATGTGTTTTATAGCAAATGCCCTGATGCACCACGTGGACTGGCACCTGTGGGGCGTTTGGACAAGGATACCACGGGGTTACTGTTGATCACCAACGATGGTCAGTTGGCTCATGATATGCTTTCGCCAAAGAAGCATGTGGATAAAACTTATTTTGTAACACTTGACGGTGAATTAACTAATGAAAATGTCGCAGATCTTGAAGCTGGGGTACATATAGGCGAGGGAGAACCTACTGCACCTGCTACTGTGCAGTATGAAGGTGGAAATACTTGCTATATTACTATTCACGAGGGCAAGTTTCATCAGGTAAAGAGAATGTTCTTTGAAGTAGGACGAGAAGTGCTTGAATTAAAGCGCACAGCCTTCGGTCCACTGGTGCTTGATGAAGAAAAATTACCAGAAGGACACTTTATTGAGTTAAATCGTGAAAGTTTTTCTTGCAAATAG
- a CDS encoding methionyl aminopeptidase produces the protein MQKINRNDPCWCGSGRKYKQCHEAFDRKIDSFAAKGHKVPKHNMIKTPEQVEKIKKSAVINMACLDAVAEAIHEGMSTAEIDKIVYETTTKMGGIPAPLNYEGFPFSVCTSVNDQVCHGYPSEDVILKSGDIVNVDCSTILDGYYSDSSRMFMIGDVDPETRKLVEVTKECCDLGLEQVKPWGFLGDVGFAIAEHAHKNGYQVVREIGGHGVGLEFHEEPWVGYNTLPGTELLMVPGFMFTIEPMINMGSQKIKTDPSNGWEVSTLDGKPSAQWEYQVLVTETGYEVISY, from the coding sequence ATGCAAAAGATAAATCGAAATGACCCTTGCTGGTGCGGCAGCGGTCGTAAGTATAAGCAATGTCATGAAGCTTTTGATAGAAAAATCGATAGCTTCGCAGCGAAGGGCCACAAGGTACCAAAGCACAACATGATTAAGACACCTGAGCAGGTGGAAAAGATTAAGAAATCTGCAGTTATCAACATGGCCTGCCTTGATGCAGTTGCTGAGGCAATTCATGAGGGCATGAGCACAGCAGAGATTGATAAAATTGTATACGAGACAACTACTAAGATGGGAGGAATCCCAGCACCTCTCAATTACGAGGGCTTCCCATTCAGCGTTTGCACATCTGTAAACGATCAGGTTTGTCATGGTTATCCTTCTGAGGATGTTATCCTTAAGAGCGGTGATATTGTAAATGTAGATTGTTCAACTATTCTTGATGGATATTATTCAGATTCCTCAAGAATGTTTATGATAGGCGATGTAGACCCTGAGACCAGAAAGCTGGTTGAGGTTACAAAGGAATGCTGCGACCTTGGCTTAGAGCAGGTTAAGCCTTGGGGCTTCCTTGGTGATGTGGGATTTGCTATTGCCGAACACGCACACAAAAATGGCTATCAGGTTGTTCGTGAGATTGGTGGTCATGGAGTAGGGCTTGAGTTCCACGAGGAGCCTTGGGTTGGTTACAATACACTTCCTGGCACAGAGCTTCTTATGGTCCCAGGCTTCATGTTTACAATTGAGCCAATGATCAATATGGGTTCACAGAAGATTAAGACAGACCCAAGCAATGGATGGGAGGTTTCCACACTTGATGGCAAGCCATCAGCTCAGTGGGAATATCAGGTACTTGTTACAGAGACAGGCTATGAAGTAATTTCATACTAA